AGGGCGTGTTCGCCTCCGGCAGCACCGGTGCGGTGTTCCAGTTCGAATCCTCGGGCATGCGCCGCCTGCTCAAGGACGCGCGCCCGGACCGCTTCGAAGACCTGATTGCGCTGGTGTCGCTGTACCGTCCCGGCCCGATGGACCTGATCCCGGACTTCAACGCGCGCAAGCACGGCCAGCAGGAAATCGTGTACCCCGATCCGCGCACCGAAGCGATCCTGAAAGACACCTACGGCATCATGGTGTATCAGGAGCAGGTGATGCAGATGGCGCAGATCGTCGGCGACTATTCGCTGGGCGGCGCCGACCTGCTGCGTCGCGCGATGGGCAAGAAAGTGCCGGCCGAAATGGCCAAGCACCGCGAGATCTTCCGCGAAGGTGCGGCCAAGGGCGGCGTGAGCGCGGCCAAGGCCGACGAAATCTTCGACCTGATGGAGAAGTTTGCCGGCTACGGCTTCAACAAGTCGCACGCCGCCGCCTACGCGCTGGTCAGCTACCAGACCGCGTGGCTGAAACGGCATTACCCGGCCGAATTCATGGCCGCCACGCTGTCCTCGGACATGGACAACACCGACAAGGTGGTCGGCTTTCTCGATGAGGTGCGCAACCTCGGCCTCACCGTCAATCCGCCGCGCGTCAACGAGTCTGCGTACATGTTCGAGGCGGCCAGCCCGGACACCATCCAATACGGCCTGGGTGCGATCAAGGGCGTCGGCCAGGGCGCGTGCGAGGCGATCGTCGAAGAACGCCAGCGCGGCGGTCCCTACACTACGCTGCTGGATTTCTGCACGCGCATGGGCACCGCAAAGCTCAACCGGCGCACGCTGGAAGCGATGATCAATGCCGGCGCGATGGATGGCCTGGGCAAGAACCGCGCCTCACTGATGCTGCAGCTGCCCGAGGTGATGAAGGCCACCGAGCAGATGGCGCGCGAACGTGCGTCTGGCCAGAACTCGCTGTTCGGCGGGCCAGACCCAAGCGCACCGGTAATGCGCCTGGACCTGCCTGAGAGCAAGGAATGGCCGCTTGGCCAGCTGCTCACCGGCGAGCGCGAAACGCTGGGCTTCTACCTCAGCGGTCACCCGTTCGACCCGCACCGCGACGAAGTGCGCGAGCTGGTCGGCTGCGATCTGGGCGCGCTGGAAAAGATCCTGGCATCGCAACAACGTGGTGGCGGCAGCAGCGGCGACGGCGAGAAACGCGCGTGGCGGCCGGAAGTCAGCGCGATCCTGGCCGGCCAGGTGGTCGGCGTGCGCCGCAAGGGCGACAGCCAGGTGTTCGTGCAACTCGAAGACGGCCGTGGCCGGGTCGAATGCAGCGCGTTCTCCGATGCGATGGCCGAATTCGGCCACCTGCTCACCCGCGACCGCATCCTGATCGTCAAGGGCGGCCTGCGCGAGGACGAATTCAACGGCGGCTACAGCCTGCGCATCCGCCAGTGCTGGGATTACGAGCAGATCTGCGCCGAGCACGCGCAGCGGCTCTCGCTGCGGCTGGACCTGCGCGAGAAGCAGGCCTTCTCCCGTATCGAGGCGCTGCTGGCCACACACCGCCCCGGCAAGACGCCCCTGCGCCTGGACCTGCTGCTGCGCGCACCCAGCGGCGGCGTAGCCGGCATGCTCGACCTCAATGGCACCCATTCGGTGCGCATCGACCAGCAGCTGATGGACAGCCTGCGCGCCGACCCCGCGGTGCGGACGGTGAAGATCAAGTACAGCCCGCCGTGGGCGTGAGGAGCCGGGATTCGGCATTCGGGATTGGGGACTCGTAACAGCAGCACTGCGACTTCGGCGCTGCAACAGACCGCCGTTACGAATCCCCAATCCCGAATCCCCAATCCCTGCCGTGCAACCGCACGGCTCCGTACGGGCCGAAGGCAGCGCTTCAGCTACACTCCCCGCCTTACGTTGACGACGCCATTGCATGAATCCCAACTACCTCGACTTCGAGCAACCCATCGCCGATCTGGAAGCCAAGATCCAGGAACTGCGCAAGGCCAGTACCGGCCCCGCGGTCAACGTGGACACCGAGGTGCGGGCGCTGCGCGACAAGCTGCGCGTGCGCACTGCGCAGATCTTCCGCGACCTGTCGGCCTGGCAGGTCTCGCAGCTGGCGCGGCACCCGCAGCGCCCGTACACGCTGGACTACATCGACACCATCTGCGACGAATTCCAGGAGCTGGCCGGCGACCGCGCCTATGCCGACGACAAGGCCATCGTCGGTGGCCTGGGCCGCATCGACGGGCGCCCGGTGGTCATCATCGGCCACCAGAAGGGCCGCGACACCAAGACCAAGGTGGCGCGCAACTTCGGCATGCCGCGCCCTGAGGGCTACCGCAAGGCGCTGCGCCTGATGAAGCTGGCCGAACGGTTCCGCTTGCCGCTGCTGACCTTAATCGACACCCCCGGCGCGTACCCCGGCATCGGTGCCGAGGAGCGCGGCCAGTCCGAGGCGATCGCGCGCAACCTGCTGGAAATGGCCGAGCTCAAGATCCCGGTGATCTGCACCGTGATCGGTGAAGGCGGCTCCGGCGGTGCGCTGGCGATCGGCGTGGGCGACCGCACCCTGATGCTGGAATACGGCACCTATTCGGTCATCTCGCCCGAAGGTTGCGCCTCGATCCTGTGGAAGGACGCGGCCAAGGCCAAGGACGCCGCCGAACAACTCGGCCTCACCGCCAAGCGCCTGAAAGGCCTGGGTCTGGTCGACAAGGTCATCCGCGAACCTACCGGCGGCGCGCACCGCAACCCCGAGCAGATGGGCAAGCGCCTGAAAGCCGTGCTGCTCAACGAACTGGACGCGCTGGAAAAGGTCCCGGTGGAAACCCTGCTGCAGCAACGCTACGAGCGGCTGCGCAGCTACGGTGCCTACGAAGGGCATTGATCCGCGTGCACGATGACCGGCCGCGCCGAGCGCGCGGCCATGGAAAGGATGCCTCACTCGCATGTCCCCACTTCTGCTGATTTCGCTATTGCTGCAGGCCGCCTGCTGCGTCCACGTGGTGCGCAGCGGGCGCCCGCTGTACTGGATCTTCCTGCTGCTGGCGTTTTCGTTGCTGGCGGTGCTGGTCTATGTGTTCGTGGCGGTGATTCCCGACCTGCGCAACGACCCCAGCGCACGCCGCAGCCTGACGCGCGTGCGCAACACCCTGGATCCGCAGCGCGAACAGCGCGATGCCTCGCGCCGGCTGGATGTGGCCGATACTCCGGAAAATCGTCGCCAGCTCGCCGAAAGCCTGCTGGCACGCGGCGATTACGCGCAGGCCGCCGAGCATTACCAGGGCGCGCTGCGCGGGCTATACCGCGACGATCCGCACCTGATGCTGGGCCTGGCCAAGGCGCAGTTCGGGCTGGGCCAGCCGCAGCAGACGCGCCAGACCCTGGACGCATTGATCGCGGCCAACCCCGGCTTTCGTTCGCACGACGGGCATCTGTTATATGCGCGTGCCGTCGAAGACAGCGGCGACACCGAGGCCGCGCTGCACGAGTACGAGACGCTGGCGCAGGGTTATCCGGGCGAAGAGGCGCGCGTGCGCTATGCGCAGCTGCTGCAGCGCACCGCGCGCAGCGACCAGGCCAAGGCAGTGTACGAACAGGTGCTGCGCCATGCCGCTGCCTCGCCCAAGCATTACCAACGCGAGCAACGCGCCTGGGTCGACCTGGCACGCAAGGGCCTGCGCGAACTGGACACCGGCGCGTAATCGTCGGCCGCTCCAGGCGTCAGCTGTGGACAACCACCGCGATGCGCATGCCGACAGCATCCTCGCGCGGCCAAGGCGACCAGCATGCCCAGGAAACCCGACATCGAGGCAGGCCTGAAGGCCGAGATCGACCACTTGCTGGCGCTGTCCACGCACGCATTTCGCAGCGGCGCCCTGGCGAACTCGCTGGCCCTCGGATTGCAGGCGTGGGCGCTGATCCCCGAGCCCAAGCAGGCCTGGGATTACTACCCGCAAAGCCTGTCGGCGAGCTTCGTGAAGGACTACGCCGATCTGCGCGATGAGGACAACGTGCGTCAGTGGATCGAGGTGATGGCGCTGATGTACGACGATCCGGATCACACCGACCATCTCGTGCTGATGACCGAAGGCGAAGCACTGCTGCAGCTCGGCGATGAAGCGCGCGCCCGCGCTGTCTTCGGGAAAATTTACGCGCTGTACGGCAAGACGGGATTTGCCGGGCACCAGAAGCGCTATCTGGCCTTGCATCTCGAGCGACAGCGCTAGGATGCGTAACGCACCACTACGGCTGCCATGCGGCCGCTTCGCGCCTCATCGCTCGCGGCTGCATCGACGTGCGTGTTGCTGCAGCTGATCCGTTTTTACAGTCACTGCACGAACGCGACGCGCCGAGGCATGACTGCATGCAGCTCATTCCGCTCCTGTCTGTGGAGGCAGTCCTGCGCTTGCGACGCCGATGCCGCCGTGGGCCAGCTCGCGCTCCACGCCCTCGCGCTCGGTGATGTCGCGAGCGAGTCCAGCAAGCCTGCACAACCCCGCTTTGGCCTAGCTCAAAACGGCTTGGCCAACACCAGCCAGATCACGCCCACCAGCAGGATCACCGGCACTTCATTGAACCAACGCAGGGCCCGACCACCGGGCACGGCCCGTCCCTGCTCGGCGCCCTTGACCCAGCGGCCGGACACGATGTAGTGGGCAAGAATCAGGGCCACCGCAAACAGCTTGGCGTGCAGCCAGCCGCCGGCCACCATCGTCGGGAAATCCGGAATCACCCGGTAGCCCTGCCACAGCACCGCGCCCAGCAGCAGCGCCAGGCCGAGCATGCTGTGGCCGAACGTGTACAGCCGCCGCCCCATCAGCACCAGGCGCGCGCGTACCGCAGTGTCGTTGCCGGCTTCGGCGATATTGACCAGGATACGCGGCAGGTAGAACACCGCGGCCATCCAGGCGATCACGAACAACAGGTGGAAGGTCTTGATCCACAAATACAGGGTCATGTGCTGGCTCCGCTGGCTCGCGTAGGATGGCCCGCATTTTCACCTATCCAAGGGCGCGAAAGCGCGTCACACATGTCCACGCCCGATCACAAACAGTACGACGCCGCCTATTTCACCTGCTGGTACCGCAACGCGGGCCTGGCAGATCCGGCGCGCCTGCGACGCAAGGTCGCACTGGCCGTGGCCCAGGCCGAGTACTACCTGGAGCGCCCGATCCGCAGCGTGCTGGATGTGGGCTGCGGCGAAGGCGCGTGGCGCGCCCCGCTGCTGGCGTTGCGCCCCAAGCTCAGCTACCTGGGGTTCGACAGCAGCGCCTACGCGGTGCAGCGCTATGGCCGCAGCCGCCAGATCCATCCAGCCCGTTTCGGCGACTTCGCCTGGCTGCGCCCCTGCGCGCCAGTGGACCTGGTGATCTGCTCGGACGTCCTGCATTACGTGCCCACCCGCGAATTCAACCAGGGGCTGCCCGGGCTGGCCGAACTGTGCGCAGGCGTCGCCTTCCTGGAGACCTTTGCTTTGGAAGACGCATTCGAAGGCGACCACGACGGCTTCCAGCCGCGGCCGGCGCGCTGGTATCGCAAGCGCTTTGGCAGCGTCGGGTTCACCGCACTGGGGTCGCATTGCTGGTTATCGCCGCAGCTGGCCAATGAGGCGTCGTCGCTGGAGCGCGGTTGAGGAGTGTGCTGGCTGCTTGAAGCACGCATTGCGTGTAGCTTCGCTCCGTACCCTCCCCCCGCTCCGCGCCCCGGCCCGCGCTTGCGGCGCGGGCGCTCCAAGGCACGCGCGCCATGGCGCGCAAGCAGTGCCTT
The window above is part of the Xanthomonas cassavae CFBP 4642 genome. Proteins encoded here:
- a CDS encoding CopD family protein; this translates as MTLYLWIKTFHLLFVIAWMAAVFYLPRILVNIAEAGNDTAVRARLVLMGRRLYTFGHSMLGLALLLGAVLWQGYRVIPDFPTMVAGGWLHAKLFAVALILAHYIVSGRWVKGAEQGRAVPGGRALRWFNEVPVILLVGVIWLVLAKPF
- a CDS encoding class I SAM-dependent DNA methyltransferase is translated as MSTPDHKQYDAAYFTCWYRNAGLADPARLRRKVALAVAQAEYYLERPIRSVLDVGCGEGAWRAPLLALRPKLSYLGFDSSAYAVQRYGRSRQIHPARFGDFAWLRPCAPVDLVICSDVLHYVPTREFNQGLPGLAELCAGVAFLETFALEDAFEGDHDGFQPRPARWYRKRFGSVGFTALGSHCWLSPQLANEASSLERG
- a CDS encoding acetyl-CoA carboxylase carboxyltransferase subunit alpha; the protein is MNPNYLDFEQPIADLEAKIQELRKASTGPAVNVDTEVRALRDKLRVRTAQIFRDLSAWQVSQLARHPQRPYTLDYIDTICDEFQELAGDRAYADDKAIVGGLGRIDGRPVVIIGHQKGRDTKTKVARNFGMPRPEGYRKALRLMKLAERFRLPLLTLIDTPGAYPGIGAEERGQSEAIARNLLEMAELKIPVICTVIGEGGSGGALAIGVGDRTLMLEYGTYSVISPEGCASILWKDAAKAKDAAEQLGLTAKRLKGLGLVDKVIREPTGGAHRNPEQMGKRLKAVLLNELDALEKVPVETLLQQRYERLRSYGAYEGH
- a CDS encoding tetratricopeptide repeat protein is translated as MSPLLLISLLLQAACCVHVVRSGRPLYWIFLLLAFSLLAVLVYVFVAVIPDLRNDPSARRSLTRVRNTLDPQREQRDASRRLDVADTPENRRQLAESLLARGDYAQAAEHYQGALRGLYRDDPHLMLGLAKAQFGLGQPQQTRQTLDALIAANPGFRSHDGHLLYARAVEDSGDTEAALHEYETLAQGYPGEEARVRYAQLLQRTARSDQAKAVYEQVLRHAAASPKHYQREQRAWVDLARKGLRELDTGA